Genomic segment of Amphibacillus xylanus NBRC 15112:
TTGATTTGAATGCGGAATAGTTTTAAGAAACAGCTTGAAGATTTCAGGCTGTTTTTTCGGTTCTATAATTTTTGGTGTTGGTGAGTTCTTTTTTTTCGAATTCGCTGACACCTTTTTTTGTGTTTTCATAGAAAAAGACCAGTAGATTCCTTTATCATTAAGTCGACGAAAACCCATTTAAAGGAGAATCTACCTAGCCTACGCTCAGTGTATACGAAAAATATTTAATATTAAAGACGAAAACATTACTTTTTGCGAAGAAAATTTAAAACTTCCGGACAAACAGATAAATGGTGTTACTTATCAAGTTTTTCAAGCGCGCCTAACATATACACCTAAAGCATGCGAAAAATGCGGTGTAAAAAATGAAAATCACTCCGTGATTAAACATGGGACAAAAACATCTACAATCAAGCTAGGTTATATTATCTTTCAACCTGTACTGCTACGTTTAAAAAAACAACGTTTTTATTGTAAGGTATGTGATCAAATGTTTACTGCATCAACATCATTAGTAGATAAGCATTGTTACATATCTAATTTGATAAAAAGCCATATCGCTTGAGAATTAAAAGAGTTACAATCAATGAAAACTATTGGTAATCGAGTTGCTGTTTCTTCACACACTGTTCTTCGTATTTTTAAATGTATGCGCGAACGAGCATAAAAAGGAGATAAAAGCCAAACGGACTAATATATCATGATAAAAAAAGAACTGGCGTATGTGCCAGTTCTTTTAAA
This window contains:
- a CDS encoding transposase family protein, coding for MNGVTYQVFQARLTYTPKACEKCGVKNENHSVIKHGTKTSTIKLGYIIFQPVLLRLKKQRFYCKVCDQMFTASTSLVDKHCYISNLIKSHIA